A region of Chiroxiphia lanceolata isolate bChiLan1 chromosome 23, bChiLan1.pri, whole genome shotgun sequence DNA encodes the following proteins:
- the C23H11orf52 gene encoding uncharacterized protein C11orf52 homolog: MPHGASTAPRSPWRETRHCQTLPWNSQGPSRNQEIQALPVQRTLQLHGGRSDMGNLCSCGRPGKCPSLFKRKKEKQGTNVRHESGQQQPGRQVPTYEDVPDVPVYATVSKAQGVQQDESIHYADIQVFSKARERSAAEVKNLQLQNATEYATLNFPRARLKYDSKNGTLV, translated from the exons ATGCCACACggggccagcacagccccgcGCAGCCCATGGAGAGAAACCCGACACTGCCAGACACTCCCTTGGAATAGCCAGGGGCCGAGCAGGAACCAGGAAATACAAGCTCTCCCTGTCCAGAGAACGCTCCAGCTCCATGGGGGAAGGAGCGACATGGGCAACCTGTGCAGCTGCGGGCGCCCGGG GAAGTGTCCTTcccttttcaaaagaaagaaggaaaagcaag GAACTAATGTGAGGCATGAGAGtggacagcagcagcctggcaggcag GTTCCCACGTACGAAGATGTCCCTGATGTCCCTGTCTACGCCACGGTGAGCAAAGCCCAGGGGGTGCAGCAGGACGAGAGCATCCACTATGCAGACATCCAGGTGTTCTCCAAGGCCCGGGAGCGCTCGGCGGCCGAGGTGAAgaacctgcagctgcagaatgCCACGGAATATGCCACCCTCAACTTCCCCAGGGCCAGGCTCAAGTACGACAGCAAGAATGGCACCCTGGTGTGA